A single region of the Anopheles funestus chromosome X, idAnoFuneDA-416_04, whole genome shotgun sequence genome encodes:
- the LOC125774796 gene encoding guanine nucleotide-releasing factor 2 isoform X6 produces MPEFDDSFLFDCASFERKKWKTHNLRYQPTGVVLKSASTLDPFLDVDRPKLFPPSDDGSGTVKKPFSGYAPDSMIPSEAFSPGNDARRRKGVLQSPRLRRQQPVTKMKLFSGSNSSTYNVFQREQVSQQASTIPRGQQFQYTNQMDRLSDDGDASRYDSGGNCTTANSNSNIGLTSTPVSSGRNANGNSKGGGTGSATSAPTTGGCNDQNSSSSGSGTNTTVTPGAPGSSGHKGSIRGNKLARRARSFKDDFLEKISQIRTPTNTMTRSHSPNSPRGGSGTGSGSGNSASYGSRKSTTDEPSKPVQDLNYHVRQVKNALTHFKDVILKNKLEMLPGNGTVVLESIANVHTALQSYTLNEQSTAFINATNHVYVSLGNLLKLCDEVLLTKEGDDCPSLSKENVKEVVELVENAVNNLVNLANEKLSDRKANVSAGNVTGGGTLSSTSGTSSNTLQRPAVDVVSQRTSLPDIPLTPRERDILEQTSLKTVRASHSTESILRDSSPPPPPKPPLPDRSQEPPPPLPPKRKSQHAKNHSFHDTTSSDCNSTDSTMFHVGGGSSVGIGSGGTGGISGSIGLDRMSLRSRSPEDNCSLLSASAGSLDSALNHSREEDELRALTSCSSHASAPAASLGGLVMLGTSSTGTQAWEEPADLVGLPQNSNSSLNRNSNESGFESMYSLRVSRDQQQQQQQMMHYQSTAVSATTHHHQKSASSSSSSSSYVHKSESIVDGITALVVTSGKASLQQQQQLHLQQHHQSQVLHHHHQQQQQQHFHQKIDTIITQASDEATVDSKGIEQLACSASTVSTSGLSKLLVQDPSIDEVGNDDVFPRSSADRPPALPVKTRSHSIKRERHPSQYDNVDEVDLERSVQDSFGHFPMQNSPSYLYSRQQMFHNLPSKHISLIEPRHMTRFQEEPPPLPIKKKHIMAYMEIFGSATQNQSEFMRHSVHTYNLAHSEQVSTSSTTSNHSISLSQTMSLSPSRIAPATVSPPNSPNVSVKPPALPPKRQRINSKTPSIASTPPASPKIFQDQHHYMHHHHHQQQTPTTINTSPSPSTTSLVSTQSGAGLKLTAVGNQTLDVKTSKVSQATQSPGIEASSTSSNASAATTSITTTSISSAGDGVVAAVAATEQTAYNSNSPNRRLNAEYTKIEDDYLHLCDATTKGPAKEVGDNYSSSASNSNLVTIVTSRSSGSNTLVSVANHSHSNNNSGSSSNNVESSSYLNDSHNKAKISSSSGALSVLPSSDMIYESSTTPPAGDTSDDRNSKDGDEVEVILRRNNKNGITILEQQQQQPLNLMEELDVSNYLVFKKENEDGPDVKGGHPDALIIHATRVQKNSDAYGEAFITTFRTFISPLELIQKLSHRYTVYHCQMNDAKQKAAKESFSLLVRVVNDLTTPDLSERLLVILMNFDYQLVSAGHLTMAKLLRVKLIEKALIYKQKASLTVQTLSSRALVAQPPTLLDLKSAEIAEQMTLLDAELFQKIEIPEVLIWAQEQCEERSPNLTRFTEHFNKMSYWARTQILSQNDAKDREKHVIKFIKIMKHLRKINNYNSYLALLSALDSAPIRRLEWHKTITEGLKEYCALIDSSSSFRAYRQALAETIPPCIPYIGLVLQDLTFVHIGNPDLLPDGSTNFSKRWQQYHIVVNMKRFKKGSYPFKKNERIIGFFDNFEYYLDEDAMWQISETIKPRGSRKTNVN; encoded by the exons CCGGCGTGGTACTCAAGAGTGCTAGCACCCTCGACCCATTTTTGGACGTCGACCGTCCGAAGCTGTTTCCACCATCGGATGATGGTTCTGGGACGGTTAAAAAGCCTTTTTCCGGATACGCACCTGACAGCATGATCCCGTCGGAAGCCTTTTCCCCGGGAAATGACGCACGGCGAAGAAAGGGCGTTTTACAGTCACCGCGCTTAAGACGCCAACAGCCGGTCACCAAAATGAAACTCTTCAGCGGCTCCAACTCATCCACCTACAATGTGTTCCAAAGGGAGCAGGTGAGCCAGCAGGCATCGACTATACCGCGCGGTCAACAGTTCCAGTACACGAACCAGATGGATCGACTATCGGATGACGGTGACGCTTCAA GATACGATAGCGGTGGAAACTGCACGACAGCAAACAGTAACAGCAACATTGGCCTTACGTCCACACCTGTTTCCAGTGGGCGTAACGCTAACGGTAATAGCAAGGGTGGTGGTACTGGTTCAGCCACCAGTGCTCCAACGACTGGTGGTTGCAACGATcagaacagcagcagcagtggcagtgGAACCAACACCACCGTTACACCTGGTGCACCGGGTTCGTCTGGTCATAAGGGCAGCATCCGAGGCAATAAGCTGGCTCGTCGAGCGCGCTCCTTTAAGGACGATTTTTTGGAGAAGATATCTCAGATCCGCACACCGACCAACACGATGACAAG ATCTCACTCACCAAATAGTCCCCGTGGCGGTAGTGGAACTGGCAGCGGTAGTGGTAACTCTGCCAGTTATGGCAGCCGGAAAAGCACCACAGACGAACCGTCGAAACCGGTACAAGATCTCAATTATCACGTGCGTCAGGTGAAAAATGCGTTGACACACTTCAAGGATGTAATACTGAAGAACAAGCTCGAGATGTTGCCGGGCAATGGTACGGTTGTACTGGAATCGATTGCTAACGTTCACACGG CCCTGCAATCCTATACGCTAAATGAGCAGAGTACGGCATTCATCAACGCCACCAATCACGTTTATGTCTCACTCGGCAATCTGCTGAAATTGTGCGACGAGGTATTGCTGACTAAGGAGGGTGATGATTGCCCATCACTTAGCAAGGAAAATGTGAAGGAGGTGGTCGAGTTGGTGGAAAATGCTGTAAACAATCTGGTTAATTTGGCAAACGAGAAGCTGTCCGATCGAAAAGCGAACGTGTCCGCAGGAAACGTAACTGGAGGCGGTACACTATCGAGTACCTCCGGGACGAGCTCGAATACACTGCAACGACCAGCGGTGGATGTGGTCAGTCAACGTACATCGCTACCAGACATTCCGCTTACACCACGCGAACGCGATATTCTCGAGCAAACTTCCTTAAAGACGGTACGTGCGTCACACAGTACCGAAAGCATCTTGCGTGATTCGAGTCCGCCCCCTCCACCCAAACCACCACTACCCGATCGATCGCAGGAACCACCGCCTCCGTTACCACCCAAACGGAAAAGTCAACATGCCAAGAACCACTCCTTCCATGACACGACATCATCTGACTGCAACTCCACCGATTCTACCATGTTTCACGTGGGTGGAGGTAGTAGCGTTGGTATCGGAAGTGGAGGAACCGGTGGCATCAGTGGAAGCATCGGCCTAGACCGGATGTCGCTACGTTCTCGTTCTCCTGAAGATAACTGCAGTCTCCTCAGTGCCAGCGCTGGCTCGCTGGATTCGGCTCTTAATCACTCTCGCGAGGAAGACGAGTTGAGGGCACTCACTAGTTGCTCTTCTCATGCAAGCGCTCCGGCCGCCAGTTTAGGTGGTTTAGTAATGCTCGGCACATCATCAACCGGTACTCAAGCCTGGGAAGAACCTGCCGATTTGGTTGGTTTACCGcagaacagcaacagcagtctCAATCGCAACTCGAACGAGTCTGGGTTCGAGTCAATGTATTCGTTGCGTGTTTCCCGTgatcagcaacaacagcaacagcaaatgaTGCATTATCAGAGCACGGCTGTCTCCGCCACGACACACCATCATCAGAAAAGTGCCAGTTCGTCGTCCTCGTCATCTTCTTACGTGCATAAATCAGAATCGATCGTAGACGGCATAACGGCGCTCGTGGTGACCAGCGGCAAGGCTTCtttgcaacaacagcagcaactacACCTACAGCAACATCACCAATCACAAGTgcttcatcatcaccatcagcaacagcaacagcaacacttTCATCAGAAAATTGACACGATCATTACACAGGCAAGCGACGAAGCTACCGTCGATTCGAAAGGTATCGAACAGCTTGCCTGTTCCGCTTCGACTGTCTCTACGTCTGGTCTATCGAAGCTGCTCGTGCAGGATCCTAGTATAGATGAAGTTGGGAATGATGACGTATTTCCACGATCTTCAGCCGACAGGCCACCAGCGCTTCCAGTCAAGACGCGCTCACACAGTATTAAACGGGAACGCCACCCATCACAGTACGATAATGTGGACGAGGTCGACTTAGAACGAAG TGTCCAAGATTCGTTTGGTCACTTCCCGATGCAAAATTCGCCATCGTATCTGTACAGTCGTCAGCAGATGTTTCATAATCTACCGAGCAAACATATAAGCTTGATCGAGCCACGGCACATGACCCGCTTCCAGGAAGAACCACCACCGCTCCCCATTAAGAAGAAGCATA TAATGGCCTACATGGAGATCTTCGGTAGTGCCACACAGAACCAGTCAGAATTTATGCGCCACTCGGTGCACACGTACAACCTTGCGCACTCCGAGCAGGTATCCACCAGTAGCACCACGAGCAATCACAGTATTTCGCTCAGTCAAACCATGAG TCTCTCGCCGTCGCGTATTGCTCCTGCTACGGTGTCACCACCAAATTCACCAAACGTTAGCGTGAAGCCACCTGCGTTGCCACCGAAACGACAGCGCATCAACAGCAAAACGCCCAGCATCGCATCAACACCTCCTGCCAGTCCGAAGATTTTTCAAGATCAGCACCATTACatgcatcatcaccatcaccagcagcaaacTCCGACTACAATCAACACATCTCCTTCACCATCAACGACGTCACTCGTATCGACGCAATCTGGAGCTGGACTCAAGCTAACTGCTGTCGGCAATCAAACGCTGGACGTTAAGACATCGAAGGTATCACAAGCTACCCAATCACCGGGTATAGAAGCATCCTCTACATCTAGCAATGCGTCCGCTGCGACTACTTCTATCACTACTACAAGTATTTCTTCCGCTGGTGACGGTGTCGTTGCTGCCGTTGCTGCTACAGAACAAACCGCTTACAATAGTAACTCACCTAACAGAAGACTTAATGCTGAATATACCAAAATCGAGGATGATTATCTGCACCTGTGCGATGCCACCACGAAAGGTCCAGCTAAGGAAGTGGGCGACAATTACTCATCCTCCGCTTCCAATTCGAATCTCGTCACCATCGTCACTAGCCGCAGCAGCGGTAGCAACACTCTAGTCAGCGTTGCCAATCATAGTCACAGCAATAACAATAGCGGCAGTAGTAGTAATAACGTTGAATCTAGTAGTTATTTAAACGATAGCCATAACAAAGCTAAAATTAGCAGTAGTAGCGGTGCGCTGTCAGTATTACCATCCAGCGATATGATCTACGAGTCGTCCACTACACCACCGGCAGGCGACACCAGTGATGATCGCAACAGCAAAGATGGGGACGAGGTTGAGGTCATACTTAGACGGAATAATAAG aaCGGTATAACTATActggaacaacaacaacagcaaccccTGAACCTGATGGAGGAGCTAGACGTCAGCAATTATCTagtgtttaaaaaagaaaacgaagatGGACCAGATGTCAAGGgtggccatccggatgcattGATCATACATGCCACCAGAGTGCAGAAAAATTCAGACG CGTATGGTGAAGCATTCATCACTACGTTCCGCACATTTATCTCGCCACTGGAACTAATCCAAAAGCTGTCCCATCGTTACACCGTGTACCACTGTCAGATGAATGATGCCAAACAGAAAGCCGCCAAAGAATCCTTTTCCCTGCTGGTACGGGTAGTAAATGATCTGAC caCGCCGGATCTAAGCGAACGATTGCTGGTGATATTGATGAACTTTGATTATCAGTTGGTGAGTGCCGGGCATCTCACGATGGCCAAGTTGCTGCGGGTAAAGCTGATCGAGAAAGCGCTTATCTATAAGCAGAAGGCGTCATTGACCGTCCAGACGCTTTCGTCGAGAGCACTTGTGGCCCAACCACCGACCCTTCTCGATCTGAAGTCGGCTGAAATAGCCGAACAAATGACATTGCTCGATGCGGAACTATTCCAAAAGATCGAAATACCGGAAGTATTGATATGGGCGCAGGAACAGTGCGAGGAACGGTCTCCAAACTTGACGCGTTTCACCGAGCACTTTAACAAGATGTCTTATTG GGCTCGCACTCAAATACTTTCGCAAAACGATGCCAAAGATAGGGAGAAACACGTGATCaagtttataaaaataatgaaacatttacgGAAAATCAATAATTACAACTCGTATCTTGCACTGTTGTCAGCACTTGATTCGGCTCCAATTCGAAG GTTGGAATGGCACAAAACAATAACTGAAGGTTTGAAAGAGTACTGTGCATTGATTGATTCTAGTTCCAGCTTTCGAGCCTACCGACAAGCGCTTGCTGAAACGATTCCACCCTGTATTCCATACAT CGGACTCGTGCTACAAGATCTAACATTTGTTCACATTGGCAATCCGGATCTTTTACCGGACGGTTCGACAAACTTTTCGAAGCGCTGGCAACAGTATCATATAGTTGTGAACATGAAGCGTTTCAAGAAAGG GTCTTatccgtttaaaaaaaatgaacgcaTCATCGGTTTCTTTGACAACTTCGAGTACTATTTGGACGAGGACGCTATGTGGCAAATTTCCGAAACGATCAAACCACGTGGATCGCGTAAGACTAACGTCAATTAG
- the LOC125774796 gene encoding guanine nucleotide-releasing factor 2 isoform X4: MATPKDERANNLATMPINGYDSGGNCTTANSNSNIGLTSTPVSSGRNANGNSKGGGTGSATSAPTTGGCNDQNSSSSGSGTNTTVTPGAPGSSGHKGSIRGNKLARRARSFKDDFLEKISQIRTPTNTMTRSHSPNSPRGGSGTGSGSGNSASYGSRKSTTDEPSKPVQDLNYHVRQVKNALTHFKDVILKNKLEMLPGNGTVVLESIANVHTALQSYTLNEQSTAFINATNHVYVSLGNLLKLCDEVLLTKEGDDCPSLSKENVKEVVELVENAVNNLVNLANEKLSDRKANVSAGNVTGGGTLSSTSGTSSNTLQRPAVDVVSQRTSLPDIPLTPRERDILEQTSLKTVRASHSTESILRDSSPPPPPKPPLPDRSQEPPPPLPPKRKSQHAKNHSFHDTTSSDCNSTDSTMFHVGGGSSVGIGSGGTGGISGSIGLDRMSLRSRSPEDNCSLLSASAGSLDSALNHSREEDELRALTSCSSHASAPAASLGGLVMLGTSSTGTQAWEEPADLVGLPQNSNSSLNRNSNESGFESMYSLRVSRDQQQQQQQMMHYQSTAVSATTHHHQKSASSSSSSSSYVHKSESIVDGITALVVTSGKASLQQQQQLHLQQHHQSQVLHHHHQQQQQQHFHQKIDTIITQASDEATVDSKGIEQLACSASTVSTSGLSKLLVQDPSIDEVGNDDVFPRSSADRPPALPVKTRSHSIKRERHPSQYDNVDEVDLERSVQDSFGHFPMQNSPSYLYSRQQMFHNLPSKHISLIEPRHMTRFQEEPPPLPIKKKHMFQSVAYSVMAYMEIFGSATQNQSEFMRHSVHTYNLAHSEQVSTSSTTSNHSISLSQTMSLSPSRIAPATVSPPNSPNVSVKPPALPPKRQRINSKTPSIASTPPASPKIFQDQHHYMHHHHHQQQTPTTINTSPSPSTTSLVSTQSGAGLKLTAVGNQTLDVKTSKVSQATQSPGIEASSTSSNASAATTSITTTSISSAGDGVVAAVAATEQTAYNSNSPNRRLNAEYTKIEDDYLHLCDATTKGPAKEVGDNYSSSASNSNLVTIVTSRSSGSNTLVSVANHSHSNNNSGSSSNNVESSSYLNDSHNKAKISSSSGALSVLPSSDMIYESSTTPPAGDTSDDRNSKDGDEVEVILRRNNKNGITILEQQQQQPLNLMEELDVSNYLVFKKENEDGPDVKGGHPDALIIHATRVQKNSDDDCLEDAYGEAFITTFRTFISPLELIQKLSHRYTVYHCQMNDAKQKAAKESFSLLVRVVNDLTTPDLSERLLVILMNFDYQLVSAGHLTMAKLLRVKLIEKALIYKQKASLTVQTLSSRALVAQPPTLLDLKSAEIAEQMTLLDAELFQKIEIPEVLIWAQEQCEERSPNLTRFTEHFNKMSYWARTQILSQNDAKDREKHVIKFIKIMKHLRKINNYNSYLALLSALDSAPIRRLEWHKTITEGLKEYCALIDSSSSFRAYRQALAETIPPCIPYIGLVLQDLTFVHIGNPDLLPDGSTNFSKRWQQYHIVVNMKRFKKGSYPFKKNERIIGFFDNFEYYLDEDAMWQISETIKPRGSRKTNVN, from the exons GATACGATAGCGGTGGAAACTGCACGACAGCAAACAGTAACAGCAACATTGGCCTTACGTCCACACCTGTTTCCAGTGGGCGTAACGCTAACGGTAATAGCAAGGGTGGTGGTACTGGTTCAGCCACCAGTGCTCCAACGACTGGTGGTTGCAACGATcagaacagcagcagcagtggcagtgGAACCAACACCACCGTTACACCTGGTGCACCGGGTTCGTCTGGTCATAAGGGCAGCATCCGAGGCAATAAGCTGGCTCGTCGAGCGCGCTCCTTTAAGGACGATTTTTTGGAGAAGATATCTCAGATCCGCACACCGACCAACACGATGACAAG ATCTCACTCACCAAATAGTCCCCGTGGCGGTAGTGGAACTGGCAGCGGTAGTGGTAACTCTGCCAGTTATGGCAGCCGGAAAAGCACCACAGACGAACCGTCGAAACCGGTACAAGATCTCAATTATCACGTGCGTCAGGTGAAAAATGCGTTGACACACTTCAAGGATGTAATACTGAAGAACAAGCTCGAGATGTTGCCGGGCAATGGTACGGTTGTACTGGAATCGATTGCTAACGTTCACACGG CCCTGCAATCCTATACGCTAAATGAGCAGAGTACGGCATTCATCAACGCCACCAATCACGTTTATGTCTCACTCGGCAATCTGCTGAAATTGTGCGACGAGGTATTGCTGACTAAGGAGGGTGATGATTGCCCATCACTTAGCAAGGAAAATGTGAAGGAGGTGGTCGAGTTGGTGGAAAATGCTGTAAACAATCTGGTTAATTTGGCAAACGAGAAGCTGTCCGATCGAAAAGCGAACGTGTCCGCAGGAAACGTAACTGGAGGCGGTACACTATCGAGTACCTCCGGGACGAGCTCGAATACACTGCAACGACCAGCGGTGGATGTGGTCAGTCAACGTACATCGCTACCAGACATTCCGCTTACACCACGCGAACGCGATATTCTCGAGCAAACTTCCTTAAAGACGGTACGTGCGTCACACAGTACCGAAAGCATCTTGCGTGATTCGAGTCCGCCCCCTCCACCCAAACCACCACTACCCGATCGATCGCAGGAACCACCGCCTCCGTTACCACCCAAACGGAAAAGTCAACATGCCAAGAACCACTCCTTCCATGACACGACATCATCTGACTGCAACTCCACCGATTCTACCATGTTTCACGTGGGTGGAGGTAGTAGCGTTGGTATCGGAAGTGGAGGAACCGGTGGCATCAGTGGAAGCATCGGCCTAGACCGGATGTCGCTACGTTCTCGTTCTCCTGAAGATAACTGCAGTCTCCTCAGTGCCAGCGCTGGCTCGCTGGATTCGGCTCTTAATCACTCTCGCGAGGAAGACGAGTTGAGGGCACTCACTAGTTGCTCTTCTCATGCAAGCGCTCCGGCCGCCAGTTTAGGTGGTTTAGTAATGCTCGGCACATCATCAACCGGTACTCAAGCCTGGGAAGAACCTGCCGATTTGGTTGGTTTACCGcagaacagcaacagcagtctCAATCGCAACTCGAACGAGTCTGGGTTCGAGTCAATGTATTCGTTGCGTGTTTCCCGTgatcagcaacaacagcaacagcaaatgaTGCATTATCAGAGCACGGCTGTCTCCGCCACGACACACCATCATCAGAAAAGTGCCAGTTCGTCGTCCTCGTCATCTTCTTACGTGCATAAATCAGAATCGATCGTAGACGGCATAACGGCGCTCGTGGTGACCAGCGGCAAGGCTTCtttgcaacaacagcagcaactacACCTACAGCAACATCACCAATCACAAGTgcttcatcatcaccatcagcaacagcaacagcaacacttTCATCAGAAAATTGACACGATCATTACACAGGCAAGCGACGAAGCTACCGTCGATTCGAAAGGTATCGAACAGCTTGCCTGTTCCGCTTCGACTGTCTCTACGTCTGGTCTATCGAAGCTGCTCGTGCAGGATCCTAGTATAGATGAAGTTGGGAATGATGACGTATTTCCACGATCTTCAGCCGACAGGCCACCAGCGCTTCCAGTCAAGACGCGCTCACACAGTATTAAACGGGAACGCCACCCATCACAGTACGATAATGTGGACGAGGTCGACTTAGAACGAAG TGTCCAAGATTCGTTTGGTCACTTCCCGATGCAAAATTCGCCATCGTATCTGTACAGTCGTCAGCAGATGTTTCATAATCTACCGAGCAAACATATAAGCTTGATCGAGCCACGGCACATGACCCGCTTCCAGGAAGAACCACCACCGCTCCCCATTAAGAAGAAGCATA TGTTTCAAAGTGTTGCATATTCAG TAATGGCCTACATGGAGATCTTCGGTAGTGCCACACAGAACCAGTCAGAATTTATGCGCCACTCGGTGCACACGTACAACCTTGCGCACTCCGAGCAGGTATCCACCAGTAGCACCACGAGCAATCACAGTATTTCGCTCAGTCAAACCATGAG TCTCTCGCCGTCGCGTATTGCTCCTGCTACGGTGTCACCACCAAATTCACCAAACGTTAGCGTGAAGCCACCTGCGTTGCCACCGAAACGACAGCGCATCAACAGCAAAACGCCCAGCATCGCATCAACACCTCCTGCCAGTCCGAAGATTTTTCAAGATCAGCACCATTACatgcatcatcaccatcaccagcagcaaacTCCGACTACAATCAACACATCTCCTTCACCATCAACGACGTCACTCGTATCGACGCAATCTGGAGCTGGACTCAAGCTAACTGCTGTCGGCAATCAAACGCTGGACGTTAAGACATCGAAGGTATCACAAGCTACCCAATCACCGGGTATAGAAGCATCCTCTACATCTAGCAATGCGTCCGCTGCGACTACTTCTATCACTACTACAAGTATTTCTTCCGCTGGTGACGGTGTCGTTGCTGCCGTTGCTGCTACAGAACAAACCGCTTACAATAGTAACTCACCTAACAGAAGACTTAATGCTGAATATACCAAAATCGAGGATGATTATCTGCACCTGTGCGATGCCACCACGAAAGGTCCAGCTAAGGAAGTGGGCGACAATTACTCATCCTCCGCTTCCAATTCGAATCTCGTCACCATCGTCACTAGCCGCAGCAGCGGTAGCAACACTCTAGTCAGCGTTGCCAATCATAGTCACAGCAATAACAATAGCGGCAGTAGTAGTAATAACGTTGAATCTAGTAGTTATTTAAACGATAGCCATAACAAAGCTAAAATTAGCAGTAGTAGCGGTGCGCTGTCAGTATTACCATCCAGCGATATGATCTACGAGTCGTCCACTACACCACCGGCAGGCGACACCAGTGATGATCGCAACAGCAAAGATGGGGACGAGGTTGAGGTCATACTTAGACGGAATAATAAG aaCGGTATAACTATActggaacaacaacaacagcaaccccTGAACCTGATGGAGGAGCTAGACGTCAGCAATTATCTagtgtttaaaaaagaaaacgaagatGGACCAGATGTCAAGGgtggccatccggatgcattGATCATACATGCCACCAGAGTGCAGAAAAATTCAGACG ACGATTGTTTAGAGGATG CGTATGGTGAAGCATTCATCACTACGTTCCGCACATTTATCTCGCCACTGGAACTAATCCAAAAGCTGTCCCATCGTTACACCGTGTACCACTGTCAGATGAATGATGCCAAACAGAAAGCCGCCAAAGAATCCTTTTCCCTGCTGGTACGGGTAGTAAATGATCTGAC caCGCCGGATCTAAGCGAACGATTGCTGGTGATATTGATGAACTTTGATTATCAGTTGGTGAGTGCCGGGCATCTCACGATGGCCAAGTTGCTGCGGGTAAAGCTGATCGAGAAAGCGCTTATCTATAAGCAGAAGGCGTCATTGACCGTCCAGACGCTTTCGTCGAGAGCACTTGTGGCCCAACCACCGACCCTTCTCGATCTGAAGTCGGCTGAAATAGCCGAACAAATGACATTGCTCGATGCGGAACTATTCCAAAAGATCGAAATACCGGAAGTATTGATATGGGCGCAGGAACAGTGCGAGGAACGGTCTCCAAACTTGACGCGTTTCACCGAGCACTTTAACAAGATGTCTTATTG GGCTCGCACTCAAATACTTTCGCAAAACGATGCCAAAGATAGGGAGAAACACGTGATCaagtttataaaaataatgaaacatttacgGAAAATCAATAATTACAACTCGTATCTTGCACTGTTGTCAGCACTTGATTCGGCTCCAATTCGAAG GTTGGAATGGCACAAAACAATAACTGAAGGTTTGAAAGAGTACTGTGCATTGATTGATTCTAGTTCCAGCTTTCGAGCCTACCGACAAGCGCTTGCTGAAACGATTCCACCCTGTATTCCATACAT CGGACTCGTGCTACAAGATCTAACATTTGTTCACATTGGCAATCCGGATCTTTTACCGGACGGTTCGACAAACTTTTCGAAGCGCTGGCAACAGTATCATATAGTTGTGAACATGAAGCGTTTCAAGAAAGG GTCTTatccgtttaaaaaaaatgaacgcaTCATCGGTTTCTTTGACAACTTCGAGTACTATTTGGACGAGGACGCTATGTGGCAAATTTCCGAAACGATCAAACCACGTGGATCGCGTAAGACTAACGTCAATTAG